One segment of Ricinus communis isolate WT05 ecotype wild-type chromosome 8, ASM1957865v1, whole genome shotgun sequence DNA contains the following:
- the LOC8283415 gene encoding cytosolic sulfotransferase 15, producing the protein MEQNKTACPITSSSSSSSMAEDLDQEFKELLSSLPKAKGWKHDLFLYQGFWCPAVYIRGVISFQKHFQAQDQDILIASNPKSGTTWLKALTFSIVNRARFTFSTTPLLTSNPHHLAPFLELDLFGKMELPDLSTIPSPRLFSTHMPYAALPESIKKSNCSVVYICRNPFDAAVSLWHFVRQLGIEMQTSMDELFDIYFNGIYEFGPFWEQVLGYWKESLEKPEKVLFLKYEDLKEDIVLQLKRIAEFIGYPFSQEEEKQGVIEEIAKLCSLSSLKDLEANKKGSYLSVYPHKDSIRQGNVGEWADSISPSLKQHLENVMQEKLSGTGLSFKLSC; encoded by the coding sequence ATGGAACAAAACAAGACTGCCTGCCCAATcacttcctcttcctcttcctcttcaaTGGCTGAAGATCTTGATCAAGAGTTTAAAGAACTACTTTCTTCCCTTCCCAAAGCAAAGGGATGGAAACATgatctttttttatatcaagGCTTTTGGTGCCCAGCCGTTTACATTCGTGGTGTAATTTCCTTCCAAAAACACTTCCAAGCTCAAGACCAAGATATTCTAATTGCCTCTAATCCCAAATCTGGCACCACCTGGTTAAAGGCTTTAACCTTTTCCATTGTTAATCGTGCTCGTTTTACATTCTCAACCACCCCTTTGCTTACTTCAAACCCTCATCATCTTGCACCATTTCTTGAACTTGATTTATTTGGTAAGATGGAACTTCCTGATCTTTCTACCATTCCATCTCCTAGGCTTTTCTCCACTCACATGCCTTATGCTGCTTTACCAGAGTCCATTAAGAAGTCTAATTGTTCAGTTGTTTACATTTGTCGCAACCCTTTTGATGCTGCTGTCTCCTTGTGGCACTTTGTCCGTCAACTAGGAATCGAGATGCAGACTTCTATGGATGAACTTTTTGATATCTATTTTAATGGAATATACGAGTTTGGACCCTTTTGGGAACAAGTTTTAGGATATTGGAAGGAAAGCTTGGAGAAACCGGAGAAGGTTTTGTTCTTGAAGTATGAGGACTTGAAGGAAGACATTGTTCTCCAATTGAAGAGAATAGCAGAGTTCATAGGATACCCTTTCTCGCAGGAGGAAGAGAAACAAGGAGTCATTGAGGAAATAGCAAAGCTATGCAGTTTAAGCAGTTTGAAGGATCTTGAGGCAAACAAGAAGGGCAGTTATCTGTCAGTATATCCACATAAGGATTCCATTAGGCAAGGTAATGTGGGTGAATGGGCTGACTCTATAAGCCCTTCCTTGAAGCAACATCTAGAAAATGTGATGCAGGAAAAGTTAAGTGGAACTGGTTTGTCTTTCAAACTTTCTTGCTAA